The Hymenobacter sp. 5317J-9 genome has a window encoding:
- the ubiE gene encoding bifunctional demethylmenaquinone methyltransferase/2-methoxy-6-polyprenyl-1,4-benzoquinol methylase UbiE, producing MAVLPYKDNSADKKSQVAQMFNSIAGKYDFLNHFLSVGTDIYWRRKAVDELKALRPARILDIATGTADFAIETLRTAAPDAQVTGVDISEGMLEVGRRKLAAKGLGNRIQLELGDSENLPFQDGDFDAVTASFGVRNFAHLEAGLAEMRRVLRPGGKLVILEFSKPTAFPLKQAYNFYFRRVLPVFGKLISKDQSAYTYLPASVQAFPDGPDFLAILTKVGFKEPAWQPLTFGISSIYTAHN from the coding sequence ATGGCTGTATTACCTTACAAAGACAACTCCGCCGACAAGAAATCGCAGGTGGCCCAGATGTTTAATTCCATCGCGGGCAAGTACGATTTCCTCAACCACTTCCTCAGCGTGGGCACCGACATTTACTGGCGGCGCAAGGCGGTGGATGAGCTGAAGGCCTTGCGCCCGGCGCGCATCCTCGACATTGCCACCGGCACGGCCGACTTTGCCATTGAGACGTTGCGCACCGCCGCGCCCGACGCGCAGGTGACCGGCGTGGACATTTCGGAGGGCATGCTGGAGGTGGGGCGGCGCAAGCTGGCCGCCAAAGGGCTGGGCAACCGCATTCAACTGGAGCTGGGCGACTCGGAGAACCTGCCGTTTCAGGACGGCGACTTTGACGCCGTGACGGCCTCGTTTGGCGTGCGCAACTTTGCCCACCTCGAAGCCGGCCTGGCCGAGATGCGGCGCGTGCTGCGTCCCGGCGGCAAGCTTGTGATTCTGGAATTTAGCAAGCCCACCGCGTTTCCGCTCAAGCAAGCGTATAATTTTTACTTCCGCCGGGTGCTGCCGGTTTTTGGCAAGCTTATTTCCAAAGACCAGTCGGCCTATACCTACCTGCCCGCCTCGGTGCAGGCATTCCCCGACGGCCCCGATTTTTTGGCCATCCTCACCAAAGTCGGCTTTAAAGAACCTGCATGGCAACCCCTCACTTTCGGCATCAGCTCCATCTACACGGCGCACAACTAA
- a CDS encoding porin family protein gives MATPHFRHQLHLHGAQLKRLALLGLLLLLLPSLAQAQRRARSKANRGKNGTLKSITTQNLPSYDERWFHPGMYVALSASRFDIEQSPYYIATQNVTANSIVSPTLGVGFIGDARIGGPNSPFIFRFAPGVSFLTRKVEFKPRNYPAPDSIVTQELSSTVVQFPIMLKYQSDRRRNARMYMIAGISPSIAVSNRRNDPLRNVLQAANSDLTLEYGVGLDLFYPLFKLAPELRFSHGLRNLLEPHNDVFSRSLQSISTNSVTLYINIQN, from the coding sequence ATGGCAACCCCTCACTTTCGGCATCAGCTCCATCTACACGGCGCACAACTAAAGCGCTTGGCCCTGCTGGGCCTGCTGCTGCTGCTATTGCCCTCGCTGGCCCAGGCGCAGCGCCGGGCCCGCTCCAAGGCCAACCGTGGCAAGAACGGCACGCTGAAATCCATCACCACCCAAAACCTGCCTTCTTACGACGAGCGGTGGTTTCACCCGGGCATGTACGTGGCCCTCTCGGCTTCGCGCTTCGACATTGAGCAGTCGCCGTATTACATCGCCACCCAGAATGTGACGGCCAACTCGATTGTGAGCCCCACGCTGGGGGTTGGCTTTATCGGCGATGCGCGCATTGGCGGGCCGAATTCGCCGTTCATCTTTCGGTTTGCACCGGGGGTGAGCTTCCTCACGCGCAAGGTGGAGTTTAAGCCGCGCAACTACCCGGCGCCCGACTCTATTGTGACGCAGGAGTTATCGTCGACGGTGGTGCAGTTTCCCATCATGCTGAAGTACCAGTCGGACCGCCGCCGCAACGCCCGCATGTATATGATTGCCGGCATCAGTCCCAGCATTGCGGTGAGCAACCGGCGCAACGACCCCCTGCGCAACGTGCTGCAGGCCGCCAACAGCGACCTGACCCTGGAATATGGCGTGGGCCTCGACCTGTTTTACCCGCTGTTTAAGCTGGCGCCGGAGCTGCGCTTCTCGCACGGACTGCGCAATCTGCTGGAACCGCATAACGACGTGTTCAGCCGCAGCCTGCAAAGCATCAGCACAAACTCGGTGACGTTGTATATCAATATCCAAAACTAG
- a CDS encoding SDR family NAD(P)-dependent oxidoreductase, translated as MRTAFITGASSGIGRATAVALAGAGFQLVVAGRRRERLDELAAQLAPVPVHVLEFDVRDRAAVNAAVASLPQELQAPDVLVNNAGGAHGLAPIQAGDPNDWDQMLDANVRGLLNVTHALLPGMTARQTGFILNVGSIAGQEAYANGNVYCASKAAVQMLTKTMRLDLLPTGVRVAEVNPGAVETEFSQVRFKGDEARAAKVYEGFEPLRPEDVADIIVFMVTRPPHVTIAEVLVLAGAQGAATTIVRK; from the coding sequence ATGCGGACTGCATTCATCACGGGCGCTTCGTCCGGAATTGGAAGGGCTACGGCCGTAGCTTTGGCGGGAGCCGGATTTCAGCTGGTGGTAGCCGGGCGGCGGCGCGAGCGGTTGGATGAACTGGCCGCGCAACTGGCCCCGGTGCCGGTGCACGTGCTGGAATTTGACGTGCGCGACCGGGCGGCGGTGAACGCGGCGGTGGCCTCGCTGCCCCAGGAACTGCAGGCGCCCGACGTGCTAGTGAATAATGCCGGCGGCGCGCATGGGCTGGCCCCTATTCAGGCCGGCGACCCCAACGACTGGGACCAGATGCTGGACGCCAACGTGCGCGGCCTGCTGAACGTGACGCACGCCCTGTTGCCGGGCATGACGGCCCGCCAGACCGGTTTTATCCTCAACGTGGGCTCCATTGCCGGGCAGGAGGCGTACGCCAATGGCAACGTGTACTGCGCCAGCAAAGCCGCCGTGCAGATGCTCACCAAAACCATGCGGCTCGACCTGCTGCCCACGGGCGTGCGCGTGGCCGAGGTGAACCCCGGCGCCGTGGAAACTGAATTTTCGCAGGTGCGCTTCAAGGGCGACGAAGCGCGGGCGGCCAAGGTGTACGAAGGCTTCGAGCCGCTGCGGCCCGAGGACGTGGCCGACATCATCGTGTTTATGGTGACGCGCCCGCCGCACGTCACCATTGCGGAGGTGCTGGTGCTGGCAGGGGCGCAAGGCGCGGCCACCACCATTGTGCGCAAGTAA
- a CDS encoding phospholipase, with the protein MARRARYHQLGELSMRTRRVWLVCHGYGQLAQFFIRHFAFLTEADPHTVVVAPEGLSRFYLNGTSGRVGASWMTREDRLHEIEDHVNFLNQLAGKILAECLPEVEITVLGFSQGTATVSRWLAQAPFRPAHLILWAGGFPEDLAPDTARALLHGLRLSVVAGTADEYISAEKLHAQVEQLQQLGGSPTVATFAGRHELNRELLARLAAE; encoded by the coding sequence GTGGCACGCCGTGCCCGCTACCACCAGTTGGGAGAGCTCTCAATGCGCACCCGGCGCGTGTGGCTGGTGTGCCATGGCTATGGGCAGCTGGCGCAATTCTTCATTCGGCATTTCGCCTTCCTGACCGAGGCCGACCCGCATACCGTGGTGGTGGCGCCAGAAGGCCTGTCCCGTTTCTACCTCAACGGCACCAGCGGCCGCGTGGGCGCCAGCTGGATGACGCGCGAAGACCGCCTGCACGAAATAGAGGACCACGTCAACTTCCTCAACCAGCTCGCCGGAAAAATACTGGCCGAGTGCCTGCCCGAGGTCGAAATCACCGTGCTTGGGTTTTCGCAGGGCACGGCCACCGTCTCGCGGTGGCTGGCGCAGGCGCCGTTCCGGCCCGCTCACCTCATTCTTTGGGCCGGGGGATTTCCCGAAGATTTAGCGCCCGATACCGCCCGCGCCCTGCTGCACGGCCTGCGCTTGTCGGTAGTGGCCGGCACCGCAGACGAATACATCAGCGCCGAAAAGCTGCACGCCCAAGTCGAGCAGTTGCAGCAGCTGGGCGGCTCCCCTACCGTGGCCACATTTGCCGGGCGGCACGAGCTCAACCGCGAACTGCTGGCCCGCCTGGCTGCCGAATAA
- a CDS encoding cytidine deaminase produces MARNSRQQLIAYEELDSPTDLSTDEQTTWQVAREATAHAYAPYSGFQVGAALLLADGTVFRGTNQENAAYPSGLCAERTALFGLAANHPGHAPIVGMAVAARPAGGEFGPALPCGACRQVMLEYEARQSRAIPLLLPSRAGTILRFASVADLMPFNFSPDDLPTQ; encoded by the coding sequence ATGGCCCGCAATTCCCGCCAGCAGCTCATTGCCTACGAAGAGCTGGATTCTCCCACCGACTTATCCACCGACGAGCAAACCACCTGGCAAGTCGCGCGCGAGGCCACGGCCCATGCCTACGCCCCCTACTCCGGTTTTCAGGTGGGCGCGGCCCTGCTGCTGGCCGATGGCACCGTATTCCGGGGCACCAACCAGGAAAACGCGGCCTACCCTTCCGGCCTCTGCGCCGAGCGCACGGCCCTGTTTGGGCTGGCCGCCAACCACCCCGGCCACGCGCCCATTGTGGGCATGGCCGTGGCCGCCCGGCCCGCCGGGGGCGAGTTTGGCCCGGCCCTGCCCTGCGGCGCCTGCCGGCAGGTGATGCTGGAATACGAAGCCCGCCAGTCGCGGGCCATTCCGCTGCTGCTGCCCAGCCGGGCCGGTACCATCCTGCGGTTTGCTTCCGTGGCCGACCTCATGCCCTTCAACTTTTCGCCCGACGACCTGCCCACGCAGTAG
- a CDS encoding saccharopine dehydrogenase C-terminal domain-containing protein, whose amino-acid sequence MNSRLLLLGAGRSASSLIQYLLRHAPTEAWFLTVADANPAHLAPVLAAHSQYARAVPFDAANEDLLEELVAQADVVISMLPALLHPVVARACVRHGRHLATASYVSPAIGELQEEAVAAGVTLLMECGLDPGLDHMSAMRAIAHIRGRGGVITSFKSYCGGLLAPAAEADNPWKYKFTWNPRNVVLAGQGTAKFLENGRPRFIPYQQLFARTETLALPDYGEFEGYANRDSLSYRAPYGLADIPTILRGTLRRPGYCAAWHALVRLGLTDETVNLDNPETMTWAELVAAYLPTPLAPGLDVATRAAHYLGLAADSEEMGRLKWLGLFSDRPVGHAHATPAQLLERLLSEKWQLQPHDHDLIVMQHLFEYELNGATHRLTSSLAVEGDDAIHTAMAKTVGLPLGMAVRRLVRGEIAQRGVLIPVAADVYEPILQELAADYGIRFHEEEQ is encoded by the coding sequence ATGAATTCCCGCCTCCTGCTCCTTGGCGCGGGCCGTTCGGCCTCGTCGCTCATTCAATACCTGCTGCGCCACGCGCCCACCGAAGCCTGGTTTCTGACCGTGGCCGACGCCAACCCCGCCCACCTGGCCCCCGTGCTGGCCGCGCACTCGCAATATGCCCGGGCCGTGCCCTTCGACGCTGCCAACGAAGACCTGCTGGAAGAGCTGGTGGCCCAAGCCGATGTGGTGATTTCGATGCTGCCGGCGCTATTGCACCCGGTGGTGGCCCGCGCCTGCGTGCGGCACGGCCGGCACCTGGCCACGGCCAGCTACGTAAGCCCGGCCATTGGCGAACTGCAGGAAGAGGCGGTGGCCGCCGGCGTCACCCTGCTGATGGAATGCGGCCTCGACCCGGGGCTCGACCACATGTCGGCCATGCGGGCCATTGCCCACATTCGGGGGCGGGGCGGCGTCATCACGAGCTTTAAGAGCTACTGCGGTGGCCTGCTGGCGCCCGCCGCCGAGGCCGACAACCCCTGGAAATACAAGTTCACCTGGAATCCGCGCAACGTGGTGCTGGCCGGCCAGGGCACGGCCAAGTTCCTCGAAAATGGGAGGCCGCGCTTCATTCCCTATCAGCAACTCTTTGCCCGCACCGAAACGCTAGCGCTGCCCGACTACGGCGAATTTGAAGGCTATGCCAACCGCGACTCGCTCAGCTACCGCGCGCCGTACGGGCTGGCGGACATTCCCACCATTCTGCGTGGTACGCTGCGGCGGCCGGGCTATTGCGCCGCTTGGCACGCGCTGGTGCGCCTCGGCCTGACCGACGAAACGGTGAACCTCGACAACCCCGAAACCATGACCTGGGCCGAGCTGGTGGCGGCCTACCTGCCCACGCCGCTGGCCCCGGGCCTGGACGTGGCCACGCGCGCGGCCCACTACCTCGGCCTGGCTGCGGACAGCGAAGAAATGGGCCGCCTAAAGTGGTTGGGCTTGTTTTCGGACCGGCCGGTGGGCCACGCCCACGCCACGCCCGCCCAGCTGCTGGAGCGCTTGCTCAGCGAAAAGTGGCAGCTGCAGCCCCACGACCACGACCTCATCGTGATGCAGCACTTGTTTGAATACGAGCTGAACGGCGCCACGCACCGGCTCACGTCGTCGCTGGCCGTGGAGGGCGACGACGCCATCCACACCGCCATGGCCAAAACCGTGGGCCTGCCGCTGGGCATGGCCGTGCGCCGATTGGTGCGCGGCGAAATCGCGCAGCGCGGCGTGCTGATTCCGGTGGCGGCCGACGTGTACGAGCCCATCTTACAGGAACTGGCGGCCGACTACGGCATCCGTTTCCACGAAGAAGAACAGTAA
- a CDS encoding ATP-binding cassette domain-containing protein, with protein sequence MLEIRNLRKAFGQHVVLHDVSLNLRPGTIHGLVGANGAGKTTLINCFYGLEHDFGGVVGDSTGRPVREHTGLLTYEPYFYPRLTGREYLEFCLQARGRSLVDFAGWNQLLELPLDQYADEYSAGMRKKLALLALLVQNFDYLILDEPFNGLDLEANLLLKAILKRLRDRGTGILLTSHILGALTETADEISVLAGGRVQRFYTAAEFGTLETDLLDSLHREKLGLLEGLV encoded by the coding sequence ATGCTTGAAATCCGCAACCTGCGCAAAGCCTTCGGCCAGCATGTGGTGCTGCATGACGTCAGTTTGAACCTGCGTCCCGGCACAATTCACGGCCTGGTGGGGGCCAACGGCGCGGGCAAAACCACGCTCATTAATTGCTTCTACGGGCTTGAGCACGACTTTGGCGGCGTAGTAGGCGACAGCACCGGCCGCCCGGTGCGCGAGCACACTGGCCTGCTGACTTACGAGCCGTATTTCTACCCCCGCCTCACGGGCCGCGAGTACCTGGAGTTCTGCCTGCAGGCGCGGGGGCGGTCCCTGGTCGATTTTGCGGGCTGGAACCAGTTGCTGGAACTGCCCCTCGACCAGTACGCCGACGAATACTCGGCCGGCATGCGCAAGAAGCTGGCGCTGCTGGCCTTGCTGGTGCAAAACTTCGACTACCTGATTCTGGACGAGCCCTTCAACGGCCTCGACCTCGAAGCCAACCTGCTGCTGAAAGCCATCCTGAAGCGCCTGCGCGACCGGGGTACGGGCATTCTGCTTACCTCGCACATTCTGGGTGCCCTCACCGAAACGGCCGATGAAATATCGGTGCTAGCGGGCGGGCGCGTGCAGCGTTTCTATACCGCTGCCGAATTCGGGACTCTGGAAACGGATTTGCTCGACAGCCTGCACCGCGAGAAGCTGGGTTTGCTGGAAGGACTGGTGTAG
- a CDS encoding methyltransferase gives MPNDYFQFQQFRIEQGQSAMKVSTDACLLGAAADLTGATRLLDIGTGTGLLALMAAQRHATVEIEAVEIDASAADQAAANAAASPWAPRIHVHALSLAEYAAQQPTPFSHIICNPPFFRQSLRSPDAARTTARHEADDTLSFEALAAFVTAFLQPGGLLTVLLPPQEMLAFETVAAAVGLFPATRLVVRHRPGSRPLRHITGFLASPAATIETELTIRTAEDDQAYSVAFRALLAGFYLAL, from the coding sequence GTGCCCAACGACTACTTCCAGTTCCAGCAGTTTCGCATCGAGCAGGGCCAGAGCGCCATGAAGGTGAGCACCGACGCCTGCCTGCTGGGCGCGGCCGCCGACCTCACCGGGGCCACCCGCCTGCTCGACATTGGCACCGGCACCGGCCTGCTGGCCCTCATGGCCGCGCAGCGCCACGCCACGGTTGAAATAGAAGCAGTAGAAATTGACGCCTCCGCCGCGGACCAGGCAGCGGCCAATGCCGCGGCCAGCCCGTGGGCGCCCCGCATCCACGTGCACGCGCTGAGCCTGGCCGAATACGCCGCCCAACAGCCGACTCCGTTCAGCCACATCATCTGCAACCCGCCCTTTTTCCGGCAGTCGCTGCGCTCGCCGGATGCGGCGCGCACCACCGCCCGCCACGAGGCCGACGACACGCTTTCATTTGAGGCTTTGGCAGCTTTTGTCACTGCGTTTTTGCAGCCGGGAGGCCTGCTCACCGTGCTGCTGCCGCCCCAAGAAATGCTGGCGTTTGAAACCGTGGCGGCAGCAGTGGGACTGTTCCCCGCCACTCGGCTGGTGGTACGGCACCGGCCCGGCAGCCGGCCGCTGCGGCACATCACGGGGTTTCTAGCCAGCCCCGCCGCAACCATAGAAACCGAGCTGACCATCCGGACCGCAGAAGACGACCAAGCGTATTCGGTTGCGTTTCGCGCACTGCTGGCAGGGTTTTACCTGGCCTTATAG
- the rnhA gene encoding ribonuclease HI: protein MIHLFTDGSARGNPGPGGYGAILRYGPHEKELTQGFRLTTNNRMELLAVIVGLEAVTRPELPIRVVSDSKYVVDAVEKKWVFGWAAKSDFGKKANEDLWRRFLRIYKQRKVTFHWIKGHAGHAENERCDVLAVQSATGKGLLVDEGYEAIVAAG, encoded by the coding sequence TTGATTCACCTGTTCACCGACGGCTCGGCCCGCGGCAACCCTGGTCCCGGCGGCTACGGCGCCATCCTGCGCTACGGCCCCCACGAAAAAGAGCTGACCCAGGGCTTTCGCCTCACCACCAACAACCGCATGGAGCTGCTGGCCGTCATCGTGGGCCTCGAAGCCGTGACACGGCCCGAGCTGCCCATCCGCGTGGTATCCGACTCAAAATATGTAGTCGACGCCGTGGAAAAGAAATGGGTATTCGGCTGGGCAGCCAAGTCCGACTTCGGAAAAAAAGCCAATGAAGACCTGTGGCGCCGTTTCCTGCGCATTTACAAGCAGCGCAAAGTCACCTTCCACTGGATAAAGGGCCACGCCGGCCACGCCGAAAACGAGCGCTGCGACGTGCTGGCCGTGCAAAGCGCCACGGGCAAAGGGCTGCTGGTGGATGAGGGGTATGAGGCCATCGTAGCGGCCGGTTAA
- a CDS encoding MarC family protein, with product MFSLQQILSVTLTLFAVIDIIGSIPVIIQIRQREGQIKAELATFVAGCLMVVFLFVGQSLLGLLGVDNQSFALAGAVVIFLIGLEMILGIELFKSDLSGSTGSIVPLAFPLIVGAGTMTTLLSLRAAYSLPNILVGILLNLVFVYVVLKTSPWIERKLGKGGEDVLRRVFGVILLAIAIKLFKTNF from the coding sequence ATGTTCTCCCTTCAGCAAATATTGTCCGTCACGCTCACGCTGTTTGCCGTTATCGACATCATCGGCTCCATCCCGGTCATCATTCAGATTCGGCAGCGCGAAGGCCAAATCAAAGCCGAACTGGCCACCTTTGTGGCGGGCTGCCTCATGGTCGTGTTCCTGTTTGTGGGGCAAAGCCTGCTCGGGCTGCTGGGCGTCGACAACCAAAGCTTTGCCCTGGCTGGCGCGGTGGTCATCTTCCTCATCGGCCTGGAGATGATACTCGGCATTGAGCTGTTCAAGTCCGATTTGTCGGGCAGCACGGGCTCCATTGTGCCGCTGGCGTTTCCGCTCATCGTGGGCGCCGGCACCATGACCACCCTGCTGTCCCTGCGCGCCGCCTACTCGCTGCCCAACATCCTCGTCGGCATTCTGCTGAACCTAGTGTTTGTGTACGTGGTGCTCAAAACCAGCCCCTGGATAGAGCGCAAGCTCGGCAAAGGTGGCGAGGACGTGTTGCGCCGCGTGTTTGGCGTGATTCTGCTGGCCATCGCCATCAAGCTGTTTAAAACCAATTTTTAA
- a CDS encoding aminotransferase class V-fold PLP-dependent enzyme: MYTFNPGPSAVYPAVRQYLTDAFDEGWLSAPHRSEKVTSLVRQTVTDLKAKLNVPQDYTVLFTGSATECWEILAQSLTPRRSFHLYNGDFGEKWLKYAQALRPASTGLSFGLDELPDIASLPFSADDTDLVCITQNETSTATQLREGFILNLFNRLNGTLLAVDATSSLAGLNLKYIKADVWFGSVQKCFGLPAGLGVMILSPRAVAQAKAVNDRAHYNALPAMLSQMLNYQTNYTPNVLGIYLLSRVLADREPIKTVHQHLVDRAEKLYAFFDQATPLQPFVSNPETRSTTVVGLKGDAALIEEIKGKAKEAGLQLGSGYGPLKNTTVRIANFPAVPDAAFEALVQFFAKEYPG, translated from the coding sequence ATGTATACTTTCAACCCGGGCCCTTCGGCCGTATACCCCGCCGTTCGGCAATACCTCACCGATGCGTTTGACGAGGGTTGGCTCTCGGCCCCGCACCGTTCCGAAAAAGTGACCTCGCTGGTGCGCCAGACGGTGACCGACCTCAAAGCCAAGCTCAACGTGCCGCAGGACTACACCGTCCTGTTCACGGGCTCGGCCACCGAGTGCTGGGAAATTCTGGCCCAGAGCCTCACCCCGCGCCGCTCCTTCCACCTCTACAACGGCGACTTTGGCGAGAAGTGGCTGAAGTACGCCCAGGCCTTGCGGCCCGCCAGCACGGGCCTCTCGTTTGGGCTCGATGAGCTGCCCGACATCGCGTCCCTGCCCTTCTCAGCCGACGACACCGACCTCGTCTGCATCACCCAGAACGAAACCAGCACCGCCACCCAGCTGCGGGAAGGCTTCATCCTGAACCTGTTCAACCGCCTCAACGGTACCCTGCTGGCCGTGGACGCCACCAGCTCGCTGGCCGGGCTCAACCTGAAGTACATCAAGGCCGACGTGTGGTTTGGCTCGGTGCAGAAGTGCTTCGGCCTGCCCGCCGGCCTGGGCGTGATGATACTCTCGCCCCGCGCCGTGGCCCAGGCCAAGGCCGTGAACGACCGCGCCCACTACAACGCGCTGCCGGCCATGCTGAGCCAGATGCTGAACTACCAAACCAACTACACGCCCAACGTGCTGGGCATCTACCTGCTGAGCCGCGTGCTGGCCGACCGCGAGCCCATCAAAACCGTGCACCAGCACCTCGTGGACCGCGCCGAGAAGCTCTACGCCTTCTTCGACCAGGCCACCCCGCTCCAGCCCTTCGTGTCGAACCCCGAAACGCGCTCTACCACCGTGGTGGGCCTCAAAGGCGACGCGGCCCTCATCGAAGAAATTAAAGGCAAAGCCAAGGAAGCCGGCCTGCAGCTGGGCAGCGGCTACGGCCCCCTCAAAAACACCACCGTGCGCATCGCCAACTTCCCCGCCGTGCCCGACGCCGCCTTTGAAGCGCTGGTGCAGTTTTTTGCCAAAGAGTACCCAGGGTAG
- the aroQ gene encoding type II 3-dehydroquinate dehydratase, with amino-acid sequence MDILIINGPNLNLLGRREPGVYGTRSFEDFFPELEAAFPEHTLTQFQSNHEGALIDKLHEVGFSHHGIVLNAGGYTHTSVALADAVAAIATPVVEVHLSNLHAREEFRQKSLLGRNCAGSISGFGLESYRLAVQWFVNQQPKRVGFRV; translated from the coding sequence ATGGACATTCTGATTATCAACGGCCCCAACCTCAACCTGCTCGGCCGCCGCGAGCCCGGCGTGTACGGCACTCGCTCGTTTGAGGACTTTTTTCCGGAGCTGGAAGCGGCTTTTCCGGAGCACACGCTCACGCAGTTTCAATCCAACCACGAGGGCGCGCTCATAGATAAGCTGCACGAAGTGGGCTTCTCGCACCACGGCATCGTGCTCAACGCCGGCGGCTACACCCACACCAGCGTGGCCTTGGCCGATGCCGTGGCCGCCATCGCCACGCCCGTGGTGGAGGTGCACCTGAGCAACCTGCACGCCCGCGAGGAATTCCGCCAGAAAAGCCTGCTGGGCCGCAACTGTGCCGGCAGCATCAGCGGCTTCGGACTGGAAAGCTACCGGCTGGCCGTGCAGTGGTTTGTGAACCAGCAGCCCAAGCGCGTGGGCTTTCGGGTGTGA